CTTGCACACCTGCTGAAGTACGATTCTTCACACGGAACATATGACGCGGAAGTATCTGCTGATAATGGAAATCTTATCGTTAACGGCAAACAAATCCGCGTATATTCTGAAAAAAATCCTTCACAGATTCCATGGAAAGATCATGATGTGGATGTAGTGGTTGAATCAACAGGTTTCTTTACAACTGAAGCGGACGCATCGAAGCATCTGGAAGCTGGCGCGAAGAAAGTCATCATTTCTGCTCCTTCCAAAGATGCAAAAATGATTGTCATGGGCGTCAACGATAAAGACTACAATCCGGAAGAGACGGATGTCATTTCAAACGCTTCATGTACTACAAATGGACTTGCGGGGATTGCGAAAGTCTTAAACGACAGCTTTGGACTGAACCGTGCAATCATGACAACAATCCATTCATACACAAACGACCAGATCCTGCTTGATTCACCGCACAAGGACTATCGCCGTGCACGTTCTGCTGCCCTGTCGATGATCCCGACTACTACCGGTGCAGCATCAGCAGTAGGTAAAGTTCTACCTGAGCTTCAAGGTAAACTGGACGGGATGGCAATCCGCGTTCCGACACCGAACGTTTCTCTTGTAGACTTGACGGCTGAACTTGATAAGGATGTAACTGCAGAAGACGTGAACAACGCACTGAAAGCGGCGTCTGAAAATGAATTGAAAGGTTACCTGGATTACAGTGAACTTCCGCTTGTGTCCACTGACTATAATGGTAATCCTGCCTCTTCAACAGTTGACGCACAATCCACGATGGTCCTCGAAGACCGCATGGTAAAAGTGCTGGGCTGGTATGACAACGAATCCGGTTATTCCGCACGCTGCATCGACCTTGCGCTTCTGATGTATAACAAAGGACTGTAAACCGGTAAATCATGGCGTTAGCCAAGAGGAACCTCTATAATGAAAGAGGGTAAGAGGAGCAGGGGACATTACCCTGCTCTTTCTTTATGAATAAATCGAATGGAGGGTTTGGAGAATGCAGAAAAAAACCATGCAGGATGTAGATGTGAAAGGAAAACGGGTGTTTTGCCGCGTTGACTTCAATGTACCGATGGAAAATGGTGAAATCACGGATGATACACGGATCCGTGCCGCTGTTCCGACAATCGAGTATCTCGCAGAGCAGGGGGCAATCGTAATTCTCGCAAGCCATCTCGGACGTCCAAAAGGCAAAGTCAATGAAGAGATGCGGCTGACAGCTGCTGCCAGAAGATTGAGTGAATTGCTTGGCAGGGAAGTCGCAAAACTTGATGAATCGACCGGAGACAGTGTCCGTGAATCCACCAGCCGCATGAATGGAGGAGACATCATCCTTCTGGAGAATGTCCGATTCCATGCCGGCGAAGAGAAAAATGATCCGGAACTCGCAAAAGAATTCGCATCACTGGCTGATGTGTATGTAAACGATGCATTCGGTGCCGCTCACCGTGCCCATGCATCAACTGCGGGAATCGCGGAACACATCCCGGCAGTAGCGGGATTCCTGCTTGAGAAGGAGCTGGACGTGCTTGGCAAAGCGCTGTCTGATCCAGAACGGCCGTTCACAGCCATTATTGGCGGATCTAAAGTAAAAGACAAAATCGGCGTCATTGATAATCTGCTGGAAAATGTCGATAACCTGCTTCTCGGCGGCGGACTGACGTACACATTCATCAAAGCGCAGGGAAAAGAAGTAGGCAAGTCGCTGCTGGAAGAAGATAAGCTGGACCAGGCCCGGTCATTTATAAAGAAAGCGGAAGAAAAAGGCGTAAAGCTTTACATGCCGGTCGATGTAACGGTAGCTGATGATTTCTCCAAAGATGCCAATACGAAAGTGGTTAGCATTGACGAGATTCCGGCGGACTGGGAAGGTCTTGATATCGGACCGGAAACAATCAAGCAGTATGCAGACATCATCAAGGATTCGAAGCTCGTCATCTGGAATGGGCCGATGGGTGTGTTTGAATTGAAACCATTTGAAGCGGGCACTCGAGGAGTTGCTGAAGCGATGGCGGAAACAGAAGGCTATACGGTGATTGGCGGCGGTGATTCAGCAGCCGCAGTTGAAAAATTCGGTCTTGCGGAAAAAATGGATCATATCTCGACCGGTGGCGGCGCTTCCCTTGAATTCATGGAAGGAAAAGAACTGCCGGGCGTTAGCGCTTTGAATGATAAGTGAAAGGGGAGAGACAGATGAGAAAACCGATTATTGCCGGAAACTGGAAAATGTATAAAACCCACGAGGAAGCAAAGCGATTTGCCGCAGAAGTCAGAGGGCTTGTACCGGATGCTGGACAAGTGGACGCTGTTATTTGCGCACCTGCTTTATTCCTTGAGCAATTGGTGACTGAAACAAAAGGGCAAAACCTGCACATTGGCGCGCAGACAATGCACGAAGAAGATTCCGGTGCATTCACCGGAGAAATCAGCCCGGTGCAGCTAAAGGATATCGGCGTGGAATATATTATTATCGGGCATTCAGAACGCCGCCAGTACTTCAATGAAACAGATGAATCCGTCAACCGGAAAGTGAAAGCTGCACTCGCACATGGACTCGTGCCGATTATGTGCGTGGGTGAAACGCTGGAGCAGCGTGAGAATGGCGATACCAACCGGGTTGTACAGGAACAGGTTAAGGCAGGTCTTGCAGACATTTCTGCAGCTGACGTACAAAAAACCGTAATCGCCTATGAGCCGATCTGGGCCATTGGAACTGGAAAAACAGCAACAGCGGAGGACGCAAACACCGTATGCCAGGTGATCCGCGAAAAAGTGGCCGAACTGTCCGGACAGGAATCAGCAGATGCAGTGCGGATCCAGTACGGCGGCAGTGTAAAGCCAGCGAACATACAAGAATTGATGGGCATGGAACATATTGATGGGGCACTTGTCGGCGGTGCGAGCTTGGAATCTGAATCGTTCCTGAAGCTGCTGGAGGCGGGCGCCAATGCCTGAAGCACAGACACCTGTAGCATTGATCATTCTGGATGGATACGGCTGCCGTGAAGAACAGTCCGGTAATGCGGTCGCCCAAGCAAACACACCGGTGTTTGATAGGCTCTGGAATACGTATCCGCATGCGCATCTGAAAGCATCCGGTGAAGCTGTCGGCCTGCCGGAAGGTCAGATGGGGAACTCGGAAGTCGGTCATTTGAACATCGGTGCCGGAAGAATCGTCTATCAGAATTTAACGCGGATCAATAAGTCGATCCGGGACCGGGAGTTCTTTGACATTGAAGCTTTCCTGTCTGCAGTTCGGCATGTAAAGGAGAACGGATCAGCCCTTCATTTGATGGGGCTGCTGTCGGATGGCGGTGTGCACAGCCATTACAGCCATCTGTTTGCACTGCTTGAACTTGCAGCTGCCCATGGACTTGAAGAAGTATACGTGCATGGCTTTTTGGACGGACGGGATGTCGGGCCGAAAACAGCGTTGCAATATATCGAAGAGACTGAAGAAGTCATGGAAAAAACCGGTGTTGGCCGGTTCGCTTCTATCAGTGGCCGCTATTATGCAATGGACCGGGATTTGCGCTGGGAACGTGTCGAGAAAGCATACAATGCAATGACTGGCGGACCGAGTGAGCAGGCTCCTTCTGCAGCGGCGGGAGTCCGGTATTCATATGATCTTGGCGTGACGGATGAATTTGTGATCCCATTTCAGGTTGTGGAAGAGGGAGGACGGCCTGGTGCCATCAAAAACGGCGACGCAGCCATTTTCTTTAACTTCCGTCCGGATAGAGCCATTCAATTGTCCGGCGCACTGACCCAGCCGGGTTTCACTGGCTTTGAACGCGAACTGTTGAAGAATTTTTCATTCACCGGATTTACCCACTATAGTTCAGAGTTGGAGATGGGGGTAGCATTCGGGAAAGAGAACCTGGAAAACACGCTCGGGGAAACACTTGCTGTAAATAATCTGCGTCAGCTGCGGATTGCAGAGACCGAAAAGTATCCACATGTCACTTTCTTTATGAGCGGCGGTCAGGAAGAGAAGTATCCCGGCGAAGGGCGTATTCTGATCAATTCGCCGAAAGTCGCTACGTATGATCTGCAGCCGGAGATGAGCGCATTTGAAGTGACAGATGCGCTTGTGCAGGAAATCGAATCCGATAATTATGATGCAGTGATCTTGAATTTTGCTAATCCGGATATGGTAGGGCACAGCGGTCTGCTGGAACCGACGATCAAGGCGGTAGAGACGGTCGATGAATGCCTCGGAAGGATTATTGAGGCATTGCAGGCAAAAGGCGGTTCTGCAATCGTGACAGCGGATCATGGGAACGCAGATGAAGTTGTAACGATGGAAGGGCAGCCGATGACAGCCCATACAACGAATCTCGTGCCTGTTATCGTTACAAAGGACGGGGTAACGCTCCGCAAAGACGGCATTCTCGCTGATCTCGCACCAACGATGCTTAAATTGGCAGGCGTAAAACAGCCGGCCGAAATGACAGGGAAATCATTATTTTAACTTAAATCTAAGGAGATGTTTTTATGCCAACAATCAGTCAAGTCTATGCACGCGAAGTACTGGATTCACGAGGAAACCCGACAGTGGAAGTGGAAGTATTTACAGAAAGCGGTGCGTTCGGCCGGGCAATCGTGCCCTCCGGTGCATCAACTGGTGAATACGAAGCTGTGGAATTGCGTGATGGCGATAAATCCCGTTATCTCGGAAAAGGCGTACTGGAAGCTGTGGAGCATGTGAACAATGAAATCGCAGAAGCGCTTGTCGGCAATTACGTTGTGCTTGATCAAGTGTCAATCGATGAAGCGTTGATTGAACTTGACGGCACAGAAAACAAAGGCCGCCTTGGCGCCAATGCAATTCTTGGCGTATCGATGGCTGCAGCGCATGCGGCTGCGGATTATTTGGATGTACCGCTTTACCAGTACCTCGGCGGCTTCAATTCAAAACAGCTGCCAGTGCCGATGATGAATATCCTCAACGGAGGCGAACATGCCGATAACAACGTGGATATTCAGGAATTCATGGTTATGCCGGTCGGTGCGGAATCGTTCCGCCAGGCACTCCGGATGGGTGCGGAAATTTTCCATAACCTGAAGAGCGTCCTGAAGTCAAAAGGCTACAACACCGGCGTTGGTGACGAAGGCGGCTTCGCACCGAACTTGGGATCAAACGAAGAAGCTCTGGAAACCATCATGGAAGCCATTGAGCGCGCAGGCTACAAAGCGGGCGAAGAGATCATGCTGGCGATGGATGTCGCGGCGTCAGAAATCTATGATAAAGAAAAAGGCACTTACAACCTGGCAGGCGACAATGTTGAGAAATCGTCTGAAGAAATGGTGGACTGGTACGAAGAACTCAGCAATAAATACCCAATCATTTCAATTGAAGACGGACTGGATGAAAACGACTGGGCTGGTCATAAATTGCTGACAGAGCGCATCGGAAACCGCGTTCAGCTTGTTGGGGATGACCTGTTTGTAACGAACACGAAGAAATTGGGGCGCGGCATTGAAGAAGGTGTCGGCAATTCCATCCTAATCAAAGTGAACCAGATCGGTACGTTGACTGAAACGTTTGATGCGATTGAAATGGCAAAACGTGCAGGCTATACAGCAGTCATTAGCCACCGATCAGGTGAATCGGAAGATGTGACGATTGCGGATATCGCAGTTGCGACGAATGCGGGCCAGATTAAAACAGGCGCCCCATCACGGACAGATCGTGTTGCGAAGTACAACCAACTGCTCCGAATTGAAGATCAGCTGAACGGCACGGCTCAGTACTTGGGCAAAGAAACATTCTACAATATCAAGTGATTGGAATACGTTTGGTAAAGGGGCAGGATTTTCCTGCCCCTATTGTCATTTCATCATCATTTTGCTAAAATAGGATTATTGTGATTATCTTTGTCAGGAGGTGGAATTTATGCACGAACTGCTAATGATCTTGCTTATAATCGTGTCAATTTCGTTAATCGTGGTAGTTTTATTGCAATCAGGAAAAAGTGCAGGCCTTTCGGGCGCCATCTCCGGCGGAGCGGAACAGCTTTTTGGCAAACAGAAAGCACGCGGCGTCGATCTCGTGCTGCACCGGGTAACGATCGTGCTTGCAGCGCTGTTTTTCATATTGGCTATTGCTGTAACAAAAGTGTAAAACTGACAATAAAACGCCTGACCATTCGCTGGTTGGGCGTTTTCTTTTCATTTCTGGAACAGGAGGAGAATTATGCGGATTACACCACCCAAACCCTTTTTCTTTAAAGCTGGACCACGGGCAGTACTGCTGCTTCACGGATTTACCGGCAACTCAGCTGATGTGCGGATGCTGGGACGCTTTCTTGAAAAAAAAGGCTATACGACACTCGCCCCGCATTATGAAGGTCATGGCGTTGCTCCGGAGGAACTGATCCATACCGGTCCGGCAGACTGGTGGCAAAATGTCATTGATGCATACGAACAGCTGAAAAGTGAAGGATATGAAGAAATTGCCTTGGCCGGATTATCACTTGGCGGTGTATTTTCATTAAAATTAGGGTATACAGTGCCCGTAAAGGGTATTGTGACAATGTGTTCACCTATGACGATGAAGACGACCGATCTGATGTATGAAGGGGTAAAAGAGTATGCCCGGGATTTTAAAAAATATGAAGGCAAAGATCAGGATACCATAGAACGGGAAATGGCGGAGTTTGAGAAGACGCCGATGGAATCACTGCCTGAACTCCGCGAATTGATCAAAGATGTGCGCACTCATGTTGACCATGTGTATGCACCGCTGTTCGTTGTTCAAGGCAGCAAAGATTCGGTCATTGATCCTGATTCAGCAAATGTAATTTATGAAGGAACGGAGTCATTGGATAAACACATAAAATGGTACGAGAAGTCCGGACATGTAATTACGCTTGGACCTGAAAAAGAGCAATTGCATGAAGATATTTTCGAATTTCTTGAATCGCTTGAATGGACGGTATAATTCCATTGGAAAAGCGATCATTCAAGCCAGCTGCGTTAAATCGCAGCAATTACATAGTCCGTACTGCGCGGAAAAAGGAGGAACTTGCATGAGTCGACAAGAAGGATCACTGGAACAGCGATTATTAGATTTTATGCGAAAAGATGCATACAGTCCGCTGACCGTTCAGGAAATCGAAGAGCAATTCGGTTTTGAGGATGCGGACGAATTCAAGGAATTGGTAAAAACATTGGTCAGACTGGAAGGACAAGGGCTGTTAGTCCGCTCGCGGGCGAACCGCTATGGTGTACCGGAACGCATGAACCTGATGCGCGGGAAATTTATCGGCCATCAGCGCGGCTTTGGTTTTGTGGCGCCTGAAGAATCCGGCATGGATGATGTCTTCGTGCCGCCGACCGAAGTGAATGGCGCTATTAACGGCGATAAAGTGTTGGTTCGGGTATCTGAATCTTCGTCTGGTGACCGCCGGGAAGGGACCATTGTCCGGATTCTGGAGCGGGGAACTACAAAAGTCGTCGGGACATTTCAGGCAAACCGCGGCTTTGGTTTTGTGGTGCCTGATGATAAAAAACTGAATATGGATGTCTTCATTGCAAAAGATGATACGCTCGGTGCTGTAGACGGCCATAAAGTAGTTGTCGAAATTACTGGCTGGCCGGAAGGGCGGATGTCTGCTACAGGCATCGTCACACAGATTCTCGGCCATAAAAACGATCCGGGCGTCGATATTCTGTCCATTATCCATAAACATGGAATTGAAACTGAATTTCCACCGGATGTGCTGGCGGAAGCTGAAGCGATTCCTGATGAGATTGACCCGGCTGACTTATCAGACCGGCGGGATCTCCGAGATGAAATGATTGTCACCATCGATGGAGCCGATGCGAAAGACCTGGATGATGCTGTCCAAGTGAAAAAGCTCGACAACGGAAATTATAAATTGGGCGTCCATATTGCAGACGTCAGCCATTATGTGAAGGAAGGCTCTGCCATCGACCGGGAAGCATTCGACCGGGCGACCAGTGTGTATTTGACTGACCGGGTCATTCCGATGATTCCGCACCGGCTGTCAAACGGTATTTGTTCATTGAATCCGCGTGTTGATCGTCTGACGCTGTCTTGTGAAATGGTGATGAACAGCAGCGGTGAAGTTGTGTCGCATGAAATTTTCCAAAGTGTCATCAAGACTGATGCCCGAATGACTTATAAAGAAGTATATGAAATCCTGGAAGAAGACAACCAGGAATTGAAAGAGCAGTATGCCGATCTCGTACCGATGTTTGAACAAATGCGGGATCTGGCGGCTATTCTCCGTAATAAGCGGATGGACCGCGGAGCAATCGACTTCGACTTCAAGGAATCTAAAATTATCGTTGATGAAGATGGCTATCCGGTGGATGTGGTCGTGCGGGAGCGGACCGTCTCCGAGCGCTTGATCGAGGAATTCATGCTGGCGGCCAATGAGACGATCGCTGAACATTTTCACTGGATGGATGTACCGTTTCTGTACCGGATCCACGAAGAACCGAAAGCGGAAAAACTGCAGCGTTTCTTCGAGTTTGTTACTAATTTCGGTATTGTCGTGAAAGGTACCAGCAATCAGGTTCATCCGCGCGCC
Above is a genomic segment from Planococcus lenghuensis containing:
- the secG gene encoding preprotein translocase subunit SecG — translated: MHELLMILLIIVSISLIVVVLLQSGKSAGLSGAISGGAEQLFGKQKARGVDLVLHRVTIVLAALFFILAIAVTKV
- a CDS encoding alpha/beta hydrolase; this encodes MRITPPKPFFFKAGPRAVLLLHGFTGNSADVRMLGRFLEKKGYTTLAPHYEGHGVAPEELIHTGPADWWQNVIDAYEQLKSEGYEEIALAGLSLGGVFSLKLGYTVPVKGIVTMCSPMTMKTTDLMYEGVKEYARDFKKYEGKDQDTIEREMAEFEKTPMESLPELRELIKDVRTHVDHVYAPLFVVQGSKDSVIDPDSANVIYEGTESLDKHIKWYEKSGHVITLGPEKEQLHEDIFEFLESLEWTV
- the rnr gene encoding ribonuclease R, which codes for MSRQEGSLEQRLLDFMRKDAYSPLTVQEIEEQFGFEDADEFKELVKTLVRLEGQGLLVRSRANRYGVPERMNLMRGKFIGHQRGFGFVAPEESGMDDVFVPPTEVNGAINGDKVLVRVSESSSGDRREGTIVRILERGTTKVVGTFQANRGFGFVVPDDKKLNMDVFIAKDDTLGAVDGHKVVVEITGWPEGRMSATGIVTQILGHKNDPGVDILSIIHKHGIETEFPPDVLAEAEAIPDEIDPADLSDRRDLRDEMIVTIDGADAKDLDDAVQVKKLDNGNYKLGVHIADVSHYVKEGSAIDREAFDRATSVYLTDRVIPMIPHRLSNGICSLNPRVDRLTLSCEMVMNSSGEVVSHEIFQSVIKTDARMTYKEVYEILEEDNQELKEQYADLVPMFEQMRDLAAILRNKRMDRGAIDFDFKESKIIVDEDGYPVDVVVRERTVSERLIEEFMLAANETIAEHFHWMDVPFLYRIHEEPKAEKLQRFFEFVTNFGIVVKGTSNQVHPRALQEIVDSIEGTPEEPVISTMLLRSMQQAKYSEDSVGHFGLSTEFYTHFTSPIRRYPDLIVHRLIRTYHINKDLSAGTRAHWDANMPEIAQHTSDRERRAVDAERDTDALKKAQYMADKIGEEFEGIVSSVTNFGIFVELPNTIEGLVHVSNLTDDFYRFDDRQMMMIGERTKKQFRIGDEVTVRVLDVKPEEASVDFEVAGMKPRERRERKDAPKVIRTSSQGGDGKGDKGGKGRKKDGEDGRPKKGKSQKKKFYEDAAKKPKRKKKK
- the gap gene encoding type I glyceraldehyde-3-phosphate dehydrogenase; its protein translation is MTLKLAINGFGRIGRLVFRNALKHDEIEVVAVNDLTDAKMLAHLLKYDSSHGTYDAEVSADNGNLIVNGKQIRVYSEKNPSQIPWKDHDVDVVVESTGFFTTEADASKHLEAGAKKVIISAPSKDAKMIVMGVNDKDYNPEETDVISNASCTTNGLAGIAKVLNDSFGLNRAIMTTIHSYTNDQILLDSPHKDYRRARSAALSMIPTTTGAASAVGKVLPELQGKLDGMAIRVPTPNVSLVDLTAELDKDVTAEDVNNALKAASENELKGYLDYSELPLVSTDYNGNPASSTVDAQSTMVLEDRMVKVLGWYDNESGYSARCIDLALLMYNKGL
- the gpmI gene encoding 2,3-bisphosphoglycerate-independent phosphoglycerate mutase, which translates into the protein MPEAQTPVALIILDGYGCREEQSGNAVAQANTPVFDRLWNTYPHAHLKASGEAVGLPEGQMGNSEVGHLNIGAGRIVYQNLTRINKSIRDREFFDIEAFLSAVRHVKENGSALHLMGLLSDGGVHSHYSHLFALLELAAAHGLEEVYVHGFLDGRDVGPKTALQYIEETEEVMEKTGVGRFASISGRYYAMDRDLRWERVEKAYNAMTGGPSEQAPSAAAGVRYSYDLGVTDEFVIPFQVVEEGGRPGAIKNGDAAIFFNFRPDRAIQLSGALTQPGFTGFERELLKNFSFTGFTHYSSELEMGVAFGKENLENTLGETLAVNNLRQLRIAETEKYPHVTFFMSGGQEEKYPGEGRILINSPKVATYDLQPEMSAFEVTDALVQEIESDNYDAVILNFANPDMVGHSGLLEPTIKAVETVDECLGRIIEALQAKGGSAIVTADHGNADEVVTMEGQPMTAHTTNLVPVIVTKDGVTLRKDGILADLAPTMLKLAGVKQPAEMTGKSLF
- the eno gene encoding phosphopyruvate hydratase, which encodes MPTISQVYAREVLDSRGNPTVEVEVFTESGAFGRAIVPSGASTGEYEAVELRDGDKSRYLGKGVLEAVEHVNNEIAEALVGNYVVLDQVSIDEALIELDGTENKGRLGANAILGVSMAAAHAAADYLDVPLYQYLGGFNSKQLPVPMMNILNGGEHADNNVDIQEFMVMPVGAESFRQALRMGAEIFHNLKSVLKSKGYNTGVGDEGGFAPNLGSNEEALETIMEAIERAGYKAGEEIMLAMDVAASEIYDKEKGTYNLAGDNVEKSSEEMVDWYEELSNKYPIISIEDGLDENDWAGHKLLTERIGNRVQLVGDDLFVTNTKKLGRGIEEGVGNSILIKVNQIGTLTETFDAIEMAKRAGYTAVISHRSGESEDVTIADIAVATNAGQIKTGAPSRTDRVAKYNQLLRIEDQLNGTAQYLGKETFYNIK
- the tpiA gene encoding triose-phosphate isomerase, translating into MRKPIIAGNWKMYKTHEEAKRFAAEVRGLVPDAGQVDAVICAPALFLEQLVTETKGQNLHIGAQTMHEEDSGAFTGEISPVQLKDIGVEYIIIGHSERRQYFNETDESVNRKVKAALAHGLVPIMCVGETLEQRENGDTNRVVQEQVKAGLADISAADVQKTVIAYEPIWAIGTGKTATAEDANTVCQVIREKVAELSGQESADAVRIQYGGSVKPANIQELMGMEHIDGALVGGASLESESFLKLLEAGANA
- a CDS encoding phosphoglycerate kinase produces the protein MQKKTMQDVDVKGKRVFCRVDFNVPMENGEITDDTRIRAAVPTIEYLAEQGAIVILASHLGRPKGKVNEEMRLTAAARRLSELLGREVAKLDESTGDSVRESTSRMNGGDIILLENVRFHAGEEKNDPELAKEFASLADVYVNDAFGAAHRAHASTAGIAEHIPAVAGFLLEKELDVLGKALSDPERPFTAIIGGSKVKDKIGVIDNLLENVDNLLLGGGLTYTFIKAQGKEVGKSLLEEDKLDQARSFIKKAEEKGVKLYMPVDVTVADDFSKDANTKVVSIDEIPADWEGLDIGPETIKQYADIIKDSKLVIWNGPMGVFELKPFEAGTRGVAEAMAETEGYTVIGGGDSAAAVEKFGLAEKMDHISTGGGASLEFMEGKELPGVSALNDK